The following proteins come from a genomic window of Diorhabda carinulata isolate Delta chromosome X, icDioCari1.1, whole genome shotgun sequence:
- the LOC130900490 gene encoding putative inorganic phosphate cotransporter isoform X3 yields the protein MIEARRKSSVINKEELLKLIKTPVINSTTFGTRHVQIILIFLLSVMTYVIRISMSVIIVAMTDPTSNRNKEIPVYNWTDKSLVVTSFVWGYMIPQIVAGYLATNFGAKWFLAGSVIISSSLGLLIPVTAAILGSKGVMGLRLLQGISQGCFYPSIHAFLSKWVPVGERSRLGTLPYVGAPIGTVSSMLLTGWIASGAYGWPMAVYVFSGIGLTVGLAFTYFGSDEPNKHRTITEEERVYINSNLTTSNSNEETKNIPVPWLDIFTSLPFWALLVAQIGWCWSNWTLLLETPIYMNHVMKFNLKSNSVLSSLPYIAEAVSAIGYSVIADYLIVKNICSIGKTRKIMNFIGMVIPGIALVALAFCDSDDAYKAVTLLVAIGLFASATRSGYNVNLIDLAPNFAGILMGICNGTGAAVASLGPLVIHLLVKDENDPNQWKMIFYISAAMSIVSFIFNCSFTSGSIQPWNEGSKKYREMDEQ from the exons ATGATCGAAGCGCGAAGAAAATCATCCGTTATTAACAAAGAggaacttttaaaattaatcaaaacacCGGTTATAAATA GCACAACATTTGGAACAAGGCATGTTCAAATTATACTCATATTTCTCTTATCTGTCATGACTTATGTAATCAGAATAAGTATGTCAGTAATAATAGTTGCTATGACTGATCCTACATCAAATCGAAATAAGGAGATTCCG GTTTATAACTGGACAGATAAAAGCTTAGTTGTCACATCTTTTGTATGGGGTTATATGATTCCTCAAATAGTTGCAGGTTATTTGGCCACTAATTTTGGTGCTAAATGGTTTCTGGCGGGATCTGTTATAATAAGTTCCTCTTTAGGACTTCTTATTCCAGTAACCGCTGCCATATTAGGATCTAAAGGAGTAATGGGATTAAGATTGCTTCAAGGAATATCTCAAGGTTGTTTTTACCCCTCAATACATGCTTTCTTAAGTAAATGGGTACCTGTTGGCGAAAGAAGTAGATTGGGAACACTGCCATACGTGG GTGCTCCAATAGGTACAGTAAGTTCAATGTTATTAACAGGTTGGATTGCTTCAGGCGCCTACGGTTGGCCAATGGCCGTATATGTTTTTAGTGGAATTGGTTTAACTGTTGGACTCGCATTTACATATTTTGGATCTGATGAACCAAACAAACACCGCACTATTACCGAGGAAGAGAgagtttatataaattcaaatttaacaacGTCCAATTCCAATGAAGAAACAAAG AATATTCCAGTACCTTGGTTGGACATCTTCACTTCTTTGCCTTTTTGGGCATTATTGGTGGCTCAAATAGGATGGTGTTGGAGCAATTGGACATTACTGCTAGAAACACCTATTTATATGAATCATGTTATGAAGTTTAACTTAAAATCG aATAGTGTCCTGTCATCCCTTCCTTATATTGCTGAAGCTGTTTCTGCCATAGGTTACAGCGTTATAGCGGATTATCTCATTGTGAAGAATATATGCAGCATTGGAAAAACCAGAAAAATCATGAATTTCATTG gtATGGTCATCCCGGGGATAGCTTTGGTCGCTCTTGCTTTTTGTGATTCAGATGATGCTTATAAAGCTGTTACTCTATTGGTCGCAATTGGTCTTTTTGCAAGTGCCACAAGAAGTGGTTATAATGTCAATCTAATCGACTTGGCACCTAATTTCGCTGGTATTTTAATGGGAATTTGCAATGGAACCGGTGCTGCTGTAGCTTCACTTGGACCGCTAGTAATACATCTTTTAGTCAAAGATGAG AATGATCCTAATCaatggaaaatgattttttacatttccGCGGCTATGTCTATAGTTAGTTTCATATTCAATTGCTCATTTACATCCGGATCCATTCAACCCTGGAATGAAGGCAGCAAGAAATACCGGG AGATGGACGAACAGTAA
- the LOC130900490 gene encoding putative inorganic phosphate cotransporter isoform X2, whose translation MIEARRKSSVINKEELLKLIKTPVINSTTFGTRHVQIILIFLLSVMTYVIRISMSVIIVAMTDPTSNRNKEIPVYNWTDKSLVVTSFVWGYMIPQIVAGYLATNFGAKWFLAGSVIISSSLGLLIPVTAAILGSKGVMGLRLLQGISQGCFYPSIHAFLSKWVPVGERSRLGTLPYVGAPIGTVSSMLLTGWIASGAYGWPMAVYVFSGIGLTVGLAFTYFGSDEPNKHRTITEEERVYINSNLTTSNSNEETKNIPVPWLDIFTSLPFWALLVAQIGWCWSNWTLLLETPIYMNHVMKFNLKSNSVLSSLPYIAEAVSAIGYSVIADYLIVKNICSIGKTRKIMNFIGMVIPGIALVALAFCDSDDAYKAVTLLVAIGLFASATRSGYNVNLIDLAPNFAGILMGICNGTGAAVASLGPLVIHLLVKDENDPNQWKMIFYISAAMSIVSFIFNCSFTSGSIQPWNEGSKKYRGGLVPTRGCSPHNKRAA comes from the exons ATGATCGAAGCGCGAAGAAAATCATCCGTTATTAACAAAGAggaacttttaaaattaatcaaaacacCGGTTATAAATA GCACAACATTTGGAACAAGGCATGTTCAAATTATACTCATATTTCTCTTATCTGTCATGACTTATGTAATCAGAATAAGTATGTCAGTAATAATAGTTGCTATGACTGATCCTACATCAAATCGAAATAAGGAGATTCCG GTTTATAACTGGACAGATAAAAGCTTAGTTGTCACATCTTTTGTATGGGGTTATATGATTCCTCAAATAGTTGCAGGTTATTTGGCCACTAATTTTGGTGCTAAATGGTTTCTGGCGGGATCTGTTATAATAAGTTCCTCTTTAGGACTTCTTATTCCAGTAACCGCTGCCATATTAGGATCTAAAGGAGTAATGGGATTAAGATTGCTTCAAGGAATATCTCAAGGTTGTTTTTACCCCTCAATACATGCTTTCTTAAGTAAATGGGTACCTGTTGGCGAAAGAAGTAGATTGGGAACACTGCCATACGTGG GTGCTCCAATAGGTACAGTAAGTTCAATGTTATTAACAGGTTGGATTGCTTCAGGCGCCTACGGTTGGCCAATGGCCGTATATGTTTTTAGTGGAATTGGTTTAACTGTTGGACTCGCATTTACATATTTTGGATCTGATGAACCAAACAAACACCGCACTATTACCGAGGAAGAGAgagtttatataaattcaaatttaacaacGTCCAATTCCAATGAAGAAACAAAG AATATTCCAGTACCTTGGTTGGACATCTTCACTTCTTTGCCTTTTTGGGCATTATTGGTGGCTCAAATAGGATGGTGTTGGAGCAATTGGACATTACTGCTAGAAACACCTATTTATATGAATCATGTTATGAAGTTTAACTTAAAATCG aATAGTGTCCTGTCATCCCTTCCTTATATTGCTGAAGCTGTTTCTGCCATAGGTTACAGCGTTATAGCGGATTATCTCATTGTGAAGAATATATGCAGCATTGGAAAAACCAGAAAAATCATGAATTTCATTG gtATGGTCATCCCGGGGATAGCTTTGGTCGCTCTTGCTTTTTGTGATTCAGATGATGCTTATAAAGCTGTTACTCTATTGGTCGCAATTGGTCTTTTTGCAAGTGCCACAAGAAGTGGTTATAATGTCAATCTAATCGACTTGGCACCTAATTTCGCTGGTATTTTAATGGGAATTTGCAATGGAACCGGTGCTGCTGTAGCTTCACTTGGACCGCTAGTAATACATCTTTTAGTCAAAGATGAG AATGATCCTAATCaatggaaaatgattttttacatttccGCGGCTATGTCTATAGTTAGTTTCATATTCAATTGCTCATTTACATCCGGATCCATTCAACCCTGGAATGAAGGCAGCAAGAAATACCGGG GAGGTTTGGTTCCAACAAGAGGTTGTTCTCCTCACAACAAGCGTGCGGCTTAA
- the LOC130900490 gene encoding putative inorganic phosphate cotransporter isoform X1 produces MIEARRKSSVINKEELLKLIKTPVINSTTFGTRHVQIILIFLLSVMTYVIRISMSVIIVAMTDPTSNRNKEIPVYNWTDKSLVVTSFVWGYMIPQIVAGYLATNFGAKWFLAGSVIISSSLGLLIPVTAAILGSKGVMGLRLLQGISQGCFYPSIHAFLSKWVPVGERSRLGTLPYVGAPIGTVSSMLLTGWIASGAYGWPMAVYVFSGIGLTVGLAFTYFGSDEPNKHRTITEEERVYINSNLTTSNSNEETKNIPVPWLDIFTSLPFWALLVAQIGWCWSNWTLLLETPIYMNHVMKFNLKSNSVLSSLPYIAEAVSAIGYSVIADYLIVKNICSIGKTRKIMNFIGMVIPGIALVALAFCDSDDAYKAVTLLVAIGLFASATRSGYNVNLIDLAPNFAGILMGICNGTGAAVASLGPLVIHLLVKDENDPNQWKMIFYISAAMSIVSFIFNCSFTSGSIQPWNEGSKKYRGKSIYLIVSIESILSIQHTSQHRKYFLSVMLKGWNIKTYG; encoded by the exons ATGATCGAAGCGCGAAGAAAATCATCCGTTATTAACAAAGAggaacttttaaaattaatcaaaacacCGGTTATAAATA GCACAACATTTGGAACAAGGCATGTTCAAATTATACTCATATTTCTCTTATCTGTCATGACTTATGTAATCAGAATAAGTATGTCAGTAATAATAGTTGCTATGACTGATCCTACATCAAATCGAAATAAGGAGATTCCG GTTTATAACTGGACAGATAAAAGCTTAGTTGTCACATCTTTTGTATGGGGTTATATGATTCCTCAAATAGTTGCAGGTTATTTGGCCACTAATTTTGGTGCTAAATGGTTTCTGGCGGGATCTGTTATAATAAGTTCCTCTTTAGGACTTCTTATTCCAGTAACCGCTGCCATATTAGGATCTAAAGGAGTAATGGGATTAAGATTGCTTCAAGGAATATCTCAAGGTTGTTTTTACCCCTCAATACATGCTTTCTTAAGTAAATGGGTACCTGTTGGCGAAAGAAGTAGATTGGGAACACTGCCATACGTGG GTGCTCCAATAGGTACAGTAAGTTCAATGTTATTAACAGGTTGGATTGCTTCAGGCGCCTACGGTTGGCCAATGGCCGTATATGTTTTTAGTGGAATTGGTTTAACTGTTGGACTCGCATTTACATATTTTGGATCTGATGAACCAAACAAACACCGCACTATTACCGAGGAAGAGAgagtttatataaattcaaatttaacaacGTCCAATTCCAATGAAGAAACAAAG AATATTCCAGTACCTTGGTTGGACATCTTCACTTCTTTGCCTTTTTGGGCATTATTGGTGGCTCAAATAGGATGGTGTTGGAGCAATTGGACATTACTGCTAGAAACACCTATTTATATGAATCATGTTATGAAGTTTAACTTAAAATCG aATAGTGTCCTGTCATCCCTTCCTTATATTGCTGAAGCTGTTTCTGCCATAGGTTACAGCGTTATAGCGGATTATCTCATTGTGAAGAATATATGCAGCATTGGAAAAACCAGAAAAATCATGAATTTCATTG gtATGGTCATCCCGGGGATAGCTTTGGTCGCTCTTGCTTTTTGTGATTCAGATGATGCTTATAAAGCTGTTACTCTATTGGTCGCAATTGGTCTTTTTGCAAGTGCCACAAGAAGTGGTTATAATGTCAATCTAATCGACTTGGCACCTAATTTCGCTGGTATTTTAATGGGAATTTGCAATGGAACCGGTGCTGCTGTAGCTTCACTTGGACCGCTAGTAATACATCTTTTAGTCAAAGATGAG AATGATCCTAATCaatggaaaatgattttttacatttccGCGGCTATGTCTATAGTTAGTTTCATATTCAATTGCTCATTTACATCCGGATCCATTCAACCCTGGAATGAAGGCAGCAAGAAATACCGGGGTAAGTCAATTTACCTTATTGTATCTATTGAGAGTATACTTTCTATTCAGCATACAAGTcaacatagaaaatatttcctGAGTGTAATGTTGAAGGGATGGAACATCAAAACATATGGATGA
- the LOC130900549 gene encoding zinc metalloproteinase nas-13-like: MIDLSSWDESHPQNPEEFGEYFEGDINEPNIGRNGIVGEEFRWEKGQIPYEISGLFSTNDRKMIAKAMELYQKYTCISFRPRNESDDDYILITNQQTGCWSSVGKKGGVQEVNLQSPQCTTKIGTPIHELMHAIGFLHEQNRHERDDFVTIHWNNIKKGKESNFNKAKEGYAVDYGIPYDFISVMHYSSTAFSYNGQRTISPKEMYNIEKMGQRNGFSKGDITKINAMYNCPEKTQQLNITGETTNETIEGNTSSVLEERNPFWQAANSLFSIFVK, translated from the exons ATGATTGATTTATCTTCTTGGGACGAATCACATCCGCAAAATCCTGAAGAgtttggagaatattttgagggCGACATCAATGAACCCAATATTGGAAGAAATGGGATAGTTGGAGAAGAGTTTCGATGGGAAAAAGGACAAATTCCATACGAGATAAGTGGATTATTTTCTACAAACGATAGAAAAATGATTGCTAAAGCTATGGAACTTTACCAGAAATATACTTGTATCAG CTTTAGACCTAGGAATGAATCTGATGATGACTATATCTTGATAACAAATCAACAAACAGGATGTTGGTCTAGTGTTGGTAAAAAAGGAGGCGTTCAAGAAGTGAATCTTCAAAGTCCTCAATGTACTACGAAAATTGGAACGCCCATTCACGAACTAATGCACGCCATTGGATTTTTGCATGAACAAAATAGGCATGAACGAGATGACTTCGTTACGATTCATTGGAATAATATTAAGAAag GCAAAGAAAGTAATTTCAACAAAGCAAAAGAGGGCTACGCGGTAGATTATGGTATACCTTACGATTTCATTTCTGTTATGCATTATTCAAGCACAGCATTTTCTTATAATGGACAACGAACAATTTCCCCAAAG GAAATGTATAATATCGAGAAGATGGGACAACGAAATGGATTCAGTAAAGGAGATATAACTAAAATTAATGCCATGTATAACTGTCCTGAAAAGACCCAACAATTAAATATCACAGGTGAAACAACCAATGAAACTATTGAGGGTAATACCAGCTCAGTGTTAGAGGAAAGGAATCCATTTTGGCAGGCTGCTAATAGCTTATTCTCTATATTTGTGAAATAG
- the LOC130900494 gene encoding uncharacterized protein LOC130900494: MMASKLIFQFCVFTVLYNCFTCSITDNKIKKYSLNNMSLKNSQTPYELIENLRKQVLAKEKELKKAEEINRNFEKMLQLVNILGQVDSFLTDRTKVLIKKIAMLVDADDGKFEREFNNNHGITIQNNQI; encoded by the exons ATGATGgcttcaaaattgatttttcaattctgtGTATTTACAGTG TTATATAATTGCTTCACTTGCAGTATCACggataataaaattaagaaatattcaCTCAACAATATGAGCTTAAAAAATTCGCAAACTCCATATGAACTCATAGAAAATCTAAGGAAGCAGGTGTTGGCGAAAGAAAAAGAATTGAAGAAAGCCgaagaaattaatagaaactTTGAAAAGATGCTGCAGTTGGTTAATATACTGGGACAAGTTGATTCTTTTTTGACAGACCGTACTAAAGTTTTAATCAAAAAGATAGCAATGCTGGTAGATGCTGATGACGGTAAATTTGAAAGGGAATTCAATAATAATCACGGAATCACtatacaaaataatcaaatttag